From Glycine soja cultivar W05 chromosome 4, ASM419377v2, whole genome shotgun sequence, the proteins below share one genomic window:
- the LOC114409306 gene encoding uncharacterized protein LOC114409306 isoform X2, producing the protein MAAEVYYQAIGTLQSHSYLNNLNHHQKHQNNLVTLVSRDFISSNGLSTRRSNCTGQRNCSVIRSLASQTSVVDPVLSPSRSNAGDTYKKSTLILIRHGESLWNEKNLFTGCVDVPLSKKGIDEAIEAGKRISSIPVDVIFTSALIRAQMTAMLAMTQHRRGKVPIMMHNESEQARSWSQVFSEDTKEQSIPVIASWQLNERMYGELQGLNKQETADRYGKEQVHEWRRSYDIPPPNGESLEMCAERAVAYFRDQIEPQLLSGKNVMISAHGNSLRSIIMYLDKLTSQEVISLELSTGIPMLYIFKEGRFIRRGSPIGPSEAGVYAYTRRLALYKQKLDNMFQ; encoded by the exons ATGGCTGCTGAAGTATATTACCAGGCTATTGGTACTTTGCAGTCCCATTCTTATCTGAATAATTTAAATCATCACCAAAAGCATCAAAACAATTTAGTAACATTGGTGTCTAGGGATTTTATCAGCAGTAATGGCTTGTCAACGAGAAGAAGTAACTGCACTGGCCAGAGGAATTGTAGTGTAATTCGATCTCTAGCTTCGCAAACATCAGTCGTTGATCCAGTGTTGTCCCCTTCAAGAAGCAATGCTGGTGACACTTACAAGAAATCAA CTTTAATCCTTATTCGGCATGGTGAGTCGTTATGGAATGAGAAGAACTTATTCACAGGGTGTGTTGATGTCCCTCTAAGCAAGAAGGGTATAGATGAGGCAATTGAAGCTGGAAAAAGAATTAGCAGCATTCCTGTTGATGTAATATTTACATCAGCTTTGATTCGTGCACAAATGACAGCCATGCTTGCCATGACCCAGCACCGTCGTGGGAAG GTCCCTATCATGATGCACAATGAGAGTGAACAAGCAAGGTCATGGAGTCAAGTGTTTAGTGAAGATACAAAAGAGCAGTCCATTCCAGTCATAGCATCTTGGCAACTAAATGAAAGAAT GTATGGGGAGCTGCAGGGTCTCAATAAGCAAGAAACAGCAGACAGATATGGGAAAGAACAAGTCCATGAGTGGCGACGAAGTTATGACATACCTCCTCCAAATGGTGAAAGTTTGGAAATGTGTGCTGAAAGAGCAGTTGCCTATTTCAGAGACCAA ATTGAACCTCAACTTTTATCTGGAAAGAATGTTATGATTTCAGCCCATGGGAATTCATTGAGATCCATTATCATGTACCTTGATAAATTAACTTCCCAAGAG GTCATTAGTTTGGAACTGTCAACTGGAATTCCCAtgctttacattttcaaagaggGAAGATTCATTAGGAGGGGGAGTCCCATAGGACCTTCTGAAGCTGGAGTTTATGCCTATACTAGG CGTTTGGCTCTTTACAAGCAGAAGTTGGACAACATGTTCCAATGA
- the LOC114409306 gene encoding uncharacterized protein LOC114409306 isoform X1, giving the protein MAAEVYYQAIGTLQSHSYLNNLNHHQKHQNNLVTLVSRDFISSNGLSTRRSNCTGQRNCSVIRSLASQTSVVDPVLSPSRSNAGDTYKKSNEAALILIRHGESLWNEKNLFTGCVDVPLSKKGIDEAIEAGKRISSIPVDVIFTSALIRAQMTAMLAMTQHRRGKVPIMMHNESEQARSWSQVFSEDTKEQSIPVIASWQLNERMYGELQGLNKQETADRYGKEQVHEWRRSYDIPPPNGESLEMCAERAVAYFRDQIEPQLLSGKNVMISAHGNSLRSIIMYLDKLTSQEVISLELSTGIPMLYIFKEGRFIRRGSPIGPSEAGVYAYTRRLALYKQKLDNMFQ; this is encoded by the exons ATGGCTGCTGAAGTATATTACCAGGCTATTGGTACTTTGCAGTCCCATTCTTATCTGAATAATTTAAATCATCACCAAAAGCATCAAAACAATTTAGTAACATTGGTGTCTAGGGATTTTATCAGCAGTAATGGCTTGTCAACGAGAAGAAGTAACTGCACTGGCCAGAGGAATTGTAGTGTAATTCGATCTCTAGCTTCGCAAACATCAGTCGTTGATCCAGTGTTGTCCCCTTCAAGAAGCAATGCTGGTGACACTTACAAGAAATCAA ATGAAGCAGCTTTAATCCTTATTCGGCATGGTGAGTCGTTATGGAATGAGAAGAACTTATTCACAGGGTGTGTTGATGTCCCTCTAAGCAAGAAGGGTATAGATGAGGCAATTGAAGCTGGAAAAAGAATTAGCAGCATTCCTGTTGATGTAATATTTACATCAGCTTTGATTCGTGCACAAATGACAGCCATGCTTGCCATGACCCAGCACCGTCGTGGGAAG GTCCCTATCATGATGCACAATGAGAGTGAACAAGCAAGGTCATGGAGTCAAGTGTTTAGTGAAGATACAAAAGAGCAGTCCATTCCAGTCATAGCATCTTGGCAACTAAATGAAAGAAT GTATGGGGAGCTGCAGGGTCTCAATAAGCAAGAAACAGCAGACAGATATGGGAAAGAACAAGTCCATGAGTGGCGACGAAGTTATGACATACCTCCTCCAAATGGTGAAAGTTTGGAAATGTGTGCTGAAAGAGCAGTTGCCTATTTCAGAGACCAA ATTGAACCTCAACTTTTATCTGGAAAGAATGTTATGATTTCAGCCCATGGGAATTCATTGAGATCCATTATCATGTACCTTGATAAATTAACTTCCCAAGAG GTCATTAGTTTGGAACTGTCAACTGGAATTCCCAtgctttacattttcaaagaggGAAGATTCATTAGGAGGGGGAGTCCCATAGGACCTTCTGAAGCTGGAGTTTATGCCTATACTAGG CGTTTGGCTCTTTACAAGCAGAAGTTGGACAACATGTTCCAATGA
- the LOC114409308 gene encoding protein DOWNSTREAM OF FLC-like: MASRAVLLLAMCVLPAMVVAIRPAKNPFCVKGRVYCDPCRAGFETSATTYIAGAEIMLQCKSRVSNEVVYTKKGYTDSTGAYTMYVDEDHADQICSAKLVSSPHPQCKEVTPGRDEAVVILTRYNGIASDDRFANAMGFMSQEVASGCAEILRQYQEFDNEN; this comes from the exons ATGGCCTCAAGAGCAGTGTTATTGTTGGCTATGTGTGTGCTTCCGGCGATGGTTGTGGCCATTCGCCCAGCAAAGAACCCTTTTTGCGTGAAGGGTCGTGTCTACTGTGACCCTTGCCGTGCTGGTTTTGAGACCTCAGCTACCACCTACATTGCTG GTGCTGAGATTATGTTGCAATGCAAGAGCAGGGTTAGCAACGAGGTTGTGTACACGAAGAAGGGGTACACCGACTCAACCGGAGCATACACAATGTACGTGGATGAGGATCACGCAGATCAGATCTGCAGTGCCAAGCTTGTAAGCAGCCCTCACCCTCAATGCAAGGAAGTCACCCCAGGCCGCGACGAAGCCGTCGTGATTCTCACCCGCTACAACGGCATTGCCTCCGACGATAGGTTCGCCAATGCCATGGGCTTCATGTCTCAGGAGGTTGCTTCTGGCTGTGCTGAGATCCTCAGGCAATACCAGGAGTTCGACAATGAGAATTAA